The region TTTTGTGACCTTTCACACTGAGAGGGGAGTCTCAGTGTTTTCAGCCTGATTGTAACTAATTCAGTGTTAGGAGAGGGACAGTTGGTCAGTGTCTCAGGTGGGAGTTGCCTTTGGGAGTCATGATAGagctaaagaaaaatactttatggTTTGTATGATTTGAGTTTTCTATTAAATCTGAAACCTACAACAACCACAGACAATTGTTTGATTGTATTTCCTGTGTTTGGGTGTCTGCAGCTTAATGTTGTTATCTATACAAATACAACTTGCTGTGAAAACAAGAATAGACAAATACACACAAGTTGTGGATCTGTAGAAAGCTTCCTACTGTGTCCCTAAAGGTATTTTGTGGCGATGTGGTAACTCCCCACAGCATGGAGAAAAATCAAAGTGTCTAAAAGAAACTGGCCAAAGCTGTGCAGCATGTCATTTATATTccaggaaaacaggaagtgatgggTTAATAATTAAAAGTTACTAGTTAATCTcatcaattttaaaaagcaaaaaaatgttgttgcatTGATTTTATAGAGAAAGCTTAGGGTTACATTAAGTCTGCCATTAGTTACTTGTTCAAAAGACAATCATTTCTTAATATGTGCTTAAATTACAGGttgaattttacaaaaataaaaaataaaaataaaagctgtttttaaggATCTTTAATCCTCTTTACCAAGGTGCTAATAAAAGAAGCTGTTTGTTTGtgctcattttttattattagagattttgttttctaccaAACAATTGATGTTGAAAATCACAAATCTGCATTAACTTATGCACAGTTCATTTATTACTCTAGTGATACAAAATTACATAAGAACATCAAATACTTTAGTTTCCAAACGACCCGATTAATTTACCTCTTCAACCCAAAGCTGCTGCATGTGTTTATGgtcatgtgtgagtgtgtgaagtAAAGAGTGAGACCTAATGGATTTGTCatgtcatatttattaaaatatataataactttttcaattatttctcTTATCCAGAGGACCGGGAGGACATGTCTGAACATGCGTTGGACTGACAGTTAGTCCAGGACCATTCGGGAGAAATGATTAAACTCCTGGTTGGAAAGTTCTACGTCTGATTGGATCCACACCAACTTCTGTGAACcaactttatttgatttaatgcAGCCAtgctttttatgatttttttttatatataaataagaaTTATAAAACAAGATGTTTATCTGAgacataaaaaactgttttgtgtaacatttgatataaaaacaaaaacatgttaccTGATGTGTTCAGGTAGGATTTCTGCTTTAAAAGCACCATAACCAGAACATTAGTGATGATGTACAACAGGACGGAGCAACACAGAGTTAAGTGCAAAGAAAACTTCCACCCGTCACCACAGATCCGAGCGTCAGGTTGAGTGAGTGTTCCTGGCAGCCCTTTGGGTTTGTTTTCCATGCTACACAGAATCCTGGAATGATTTGAGCATCAGAAATGACTTTTGTCcagtttatttaaagtttattattctGGTCCCTCCTTTGCAAACTTATCCGAACCTGAACTTGGGCCAGTATTTGACCTGTCTGCGTCTCTGGACTGGTCCTGTGGGGGCTTTCGGGATCACGGCTGGGGGTCTGGGGGGCGACGGTGGCGGCGCTTTCCTCCTCTCTTTGCTCCGCTCTGTGATGGTGAAGCCTTTCTGGGTAAAGTCATGCAGGCTGGCCCTGGGTAGGAAGTGGGTGGAGACGTGCTGGGATTTGACCCGCGGACTGGAGCCCATTTTAGCTTTCCCCCGCTTATTGAGGGCAACATACCACTCCCGACCGGTCCTTTGGTTCCTATGGATCACCGAGGCGTAGGTGTTGTAGCTGTTCTCCTGGAAACGTTCCCTGAACTTGCAGTCGTCTGAGAACCATTcctgaaaaagagagaaaataaaaggtaTTAGCAGATTTAAGTTCAAACAAGTTgccttttaaagtaaatatttgtttgcaGAACACGCTGGCTCCTTCTCGGAGActccatttatttcatttttactcaGTTAAAACTCTTCTTAAAATGGGAAAtgttaaatacaacacaaagtatttatttattttcttttttattgcaacTAGAACCACTTATATCCAGCAATGTTTACTAGGTGCAGCcaattctgcttttatttaactttagctaaatataacaaacattaaaaaaaatcttatactTGTTGCTGAGAGCAGAAAAGGAGATAACCAGTCAACATTCCCCCCAAATCTGTAAACtgtatgttttctctttttcttttgatacAATTCTGCAAAACCCTGTTTATATTTTAGATCTACAATAATTTATACATCATGTTGCTAGTGTAGTTTAAAGTTTGCTAGGTCAAAAGTCAGCTcgttttttcatttaatcacatttctgGGGCCTAGAGAGCTTCCGACTTTAAGATATTGCCCCATGTGGCACAAAGTTTGAGCAACAAACATccaaaactcctgctttttatACACACCAATGTGTTTAATTAGCAGAACATGGTTGCTAAAATCCTTCTTCTATATTTAAGTCCTTGAgttaatttctatttttcttttatgtataAATTAGTGTGCAATC is a window of Xiphophorus hellerii strain 12219 chromosome 12, Xiphophorus_hellerii-4.1, whole genome shotgun sequence DNA encoding:
- the fgf5 gene encoding fibroblast growth factor 5 — protein: MNVPLCLLTFAHWICAAAAAQRASLLLQEGISSGRRTCRLYCRVGIGFHLQIHPDGRVNGSHEPNQLSVLELIAISQGVIGIKGVYSNRFLAMNKRGRLHATEWFSDDCKFRERFQENSYNTYASVIHRNQRTGREWYVALNKRGKAKMGSSPRVKSQHVSTHFLPRASLHDFTQKGFTITERSKERRKAPPPSPPRPPAVIPKAPTGPVQRRRQVKYWPKFRFG